The Candidatus Fukatsuia endosymbiont of Tuberolachnus salignus nucleotide sequence GCCAAAAATCCCTCAAGGGGCTGTCATCGTGATGGATAATGTGAGCTTTCACAAACGCCAGGATATACAGTCTGCTAGACAAAAATCCGGTTTTATTCTGGAATATCTCCCGACGTATTCTCCTGACCTCAACCCAATTGAGCACAAATGGGCTCAGGCTAAAGCCCTTCGTAGGAAACGACAATGCGATATCGACACTCTCTTTTCTGACCCTTTGTTTTGAATCAATTTATACGGCTACAGCCATACCGCCTGAGCTGGGCTTCCATCTCATCAAGGCTGCCTCCTAAGGTCGGCGACGTGAAGTAGTCTGTTATCTCTTGATTTTTTTGAAGAAACGGTGTTATCTATTAGCCGGTCCCGTTACTCGTTCAGCTAAGGTGTTATGCCTAAAAATATCTGTCACTCACATCAAACAGCGCATACCAAAATGGTGAAGCAGACCTTGAAAGAGGTTGCTAAAGCCTTAGCCATGCCTTATCAGAAAACGCATCAGGCCTTTACTGGCGGAGATAATCTTTTCATTACAGAGACGTTTTGGGAAATATTCTGGGCTCGCTTTCCCGCAGAGTCTGCAATGAATGCGGTCTATTTTTGCCCGGAGTGTCGGTCGTTTGATCTAGAACACCCGTGATGCTTGAGCTGAAAGATGAACCGTAAACTGCGTCATCCTTTTCAGGTCGGTCATGCGTGGTGGAATTACTATTGTGCTCATGCGGATAAAATACGGCCGGTGGTGGTCGATAATCTGATTAAACTGTTTTCCTGCGGAACATCGGCGCTGGGGTTTGCCAGCTGGCGCTGTCAAAAGGCAGGCTGTACGCACACCAAACGGATTTGCTTTACCTGCCACAGCCGTTCATGCCCTTCCTGTGGTAAGAAAGCCACAGAGCGGTGGGTGGCCAAACAGCGCACGGTGCTTCCCATCACAAAATGGCAACACATTACGTTCACTTTTCCCCGTGAGTTCTGGCCGTTGTTTGAGCTAAATCGTGCGCTGTTAACGCATCTCAGTCGTCTCGCTGCCAAGGTTATTTTAGATTTTTGCCAGCCAAAAAACCTATTGCCTGGCCTATTCACGGCGTTGCATACGCATGGGCGAGCGCTGAATTGGCATCCTCATGTGCATCTTTCGGTGACCTGTGGCGGACTCGATGACAATGCCGAAAAATGGAAAAAAATCACGTTTAGCGGAAAAACGTTGATGAAACAGTGGCGTTATCAGATTATCACACTACTTCGTCAACAGTGGGATACCTTGCAATTACCACCGGAGTTATCACAAACCCTCACGAGGCCGGGTCAACGGGAGCAGTTTCTGGATTTCCATTACCAACGGCATTGGAATATCGACCTGGCAAAGCCGACAGACAATGCCCAGCAAACGCTCAATTATTTAGGCCGTTATTTAAAAAAGCCTCCGGTGTCGTTATCCCGGCTGGAACATTATAACGGCCAGGAAGTGACCTATCGCTACCTCAGTCATAAAACCCGAGAGCAAGAAAAACTTAACCTCAGTATGGACGAGTTTATTCAGCGTTTTATTAGCCACATTCCGGATAAACATTTTAGGATGGTCCGCTATTATGGTTTTTTAGCGCCCCGCCGTCGGACTACACTGCTGCCGATTATAGATGCTTTGTTGGGGCAGGAAAAAGAAAAAACCGTCAACATCACTTATGCGGCAATGTTAAAACGCCTAAGTCGTATTGACCCTCATGAGTGCATCCTGTGTGGCTCTCGTTTGGTGCTAAGCGGTATCACATCAGGCTTGCCGTGGCATCAGTTAATGCTTCACCATGAATCTCTGGCAAAAATGAAGGGGATTTAGCCTCTGCAGGGAAGGGGCGCCTCGCGTTCGAAAATGCTGGTTTTTTAAACGAAAATGACCCTATTATCACCCGGGACTCTCTACGTTAAGGAGAATAACCCTAAAGTTTGAAAATAATATCGTTTATTTTTTGATCCAATTCTGTTTTTGACAATAAAACCAAATTATTAAAATTCCTATCTATTAAAATTATTATCACTTACTGCTTCTTTTGCACGTGTATAAATCTCTTTTTGGTGTGATCCTGTGACCTTACGCATACCTGCCGTGCCTAATATATTGACAACCACTTCATCTGGTTTAATTTTATGTTCTTGTAATAAAAAAGTCGCTATCTCTCTTAGCATAGGATTAATAATTTCTGTTTTTATATTATTCACTTTTTCTAAAGGAAGTTTTTTCTCTACATCAAAGAGTGGAGTTATTTTTATGGTGTTTTTGTCTATTTGGTAGAGATAAGCACGTGTTTTGCTGCTCCCCGCATCGAAAACGACTTCATATCGAGTATTTTTTTCTACGCTAATATTTTCCACGTTAGCATGAGCATGAAAACTATAACTCGTCATGACCATCAACATAGCGAATGAAAATATATTATTGATTTTATTATGAAAATTTTTAACAAATTTGTTTGCTATTTTAATAGTTAACATGTCTTATATCCCTATTTTTTATTAGGCAGCATCATATAATTTTTATATTTTTTTTGCATTATTTTATTTATATGGCTGACAATTTTTGTTGTTTAAATCAATAATGGGTCTTTAACAAGACAGTAAGAGCCTGTTTGAAATCTGTTGTGCTTGCTGATACTTCATTAAAAATTCGCTCAAAATACTCATTTAGGTCCTTAATAGACTTCTTGCATAACCCGCTATGTGAATGAAACTTGTTTATGCCCCTGAGAGGCGAATAGAGGGCTGTTAAGTGTGTGATCACTTGTTAGTAAGGTGAGCGTATGTCTCCTGCCGTAAAACCTGTTATACGGGATTTTTTGGTACGTGAGACGAAATATACCCACTTAATGTTTATCGCTAGTAAAATTCTGAATTTTCTATACGTCAAATAACTAGGATCTAGGATAATGTCTTAACGCCATGCTTTTTCTGCACGCTAAGCGGGTTTTGTTTTTTTTCACGCGCGCGCGGATTAGAAAAGATTATATTCTTTTGATTATTAAAAGATTAGTGAAAAATAGGACTGAAGTTTTTTACTTTATTAATCATAATGTTAATTATAAATTTTATCGTGCTTTGGTATCCGCTATGCCGTGCTTTGGTATCCGCTATGCCGTGCTTCGGTATCCGCTATGCCGTGCTTCGGTATCCGCTATGCCGTGCTTCGGTATCCGCTATGCCGTGCTTTGGTATCCGCTATGCCGTGCTTCGGTATCCGCTATGCCGTGCTTTGGTATCCGCTGTGCCGTGCTTTGGTATCCGCTATGCCGTGCTTTGGTATCCGCTATGCCGTGCTTTGGTATCCGCTATGCCGTGCTTTAGTATCCGCTATGCCAGGTGATCAAAAAAGATAGATATCAAGTCATGTTGACGAGACGAAATTATGGATGTTTTTTTTTTTCAGAGTGCTATATTCGGGAGGAAGGAATTTTATTCAACTAAATAATGAGTTTAACGCAGGCAAAAAGAGTTCAGCCCTCTCCTCACCTGCTGACCACTACAACCTATACAAGAGGCTGCTATGGATACTCTCGATCTTACCGGATCACCCCTATTTTGCCAGTGCTCTACTCCATTTATTTCGCGTCCTATTTATTTTTATCCTATGCTTTTGGGTGTTTATTTGCCGAACCTATTAATTTTTTTTAATGGAAGCAAAGAGTAATGGCTAAAAATATTAGAGATCTCATGAAGCCTTATATCTTGATTATTAACTTTCAAAGGTTGATGATCCCCAACTGATCATTGGGATGTCACCGGAGAGTTTGTTTGCGCCCTTAGGCTTAAAGCTTGTGCAGTCAGATAAAACCCCGGTGACATATTTATCGTCGCCTGTAAGACCGAACGGTATCTTGTGCTAAGAGCACGTATTTATAAGGAAGGTCGGGGCGATCATTTAATTATCTGTTTTTCATGGGAGAATCAGCCATGGACAAGACCGCAGTGGGTATTGATGTTGCCAAATTAAAATTCGATGTTGCAGTGTGGGTAGAGAGAAAAAAGTATAAAACAAAAGCATTCCCGAATACCCCCTCTGGATTTAGCCAACTACTGAAATGGCTTATCCCTTACGGGGATTGTCATATTTGTCTCGAAGCCACAGGGAGTTACAGTGTTCCACTGGCTATGTTCTTAGTTGATAATGGCATTGACGTCAGCCTAGAAAACCCATCACGTATTCATGCCTTTGGTGAGAGTGAACTGAGTCGGAACAAGACGGATCAGGGGGATGCAAAAATGATAGTGCGCTACTGCGCACTGCATACACCTGTCCTCTGGACTCCTCCTCCCTTGAGCGAACGTCAATTAACCGCGCTAGTACGCCATCTAAAGAGTTTAGAGGAAATGAGGCAAATGCAAGAAAATCGGCAATCAGTGGCTGACGATGTCGTTCAATCCTCACTGCTTGAAATCATTTCTGCACTTAAACAACAAATCCAGGCCACCAAAGAAAAAATAAAAAACCATATCGATAACGATCCTGACTTAAAGAAAAATAAAGCGTTGCTGGAGAGTATTCCTGGTATCGGTGAAATACTAAGTGCCAGTTTGCTGGCGTATGTGGGTAATGTGTCAAAATTCACTAACAGTAAGGCAGTGGTGGCCTATGCCGGGCTTAACCCAAAACTTTGTGAATCAGGTTTATTTAAAGGACGGAGCCGCCTATCAAAACGGGGTCATACCGAGCTCAGGAAAGCGTTGTATATGCCCGCTCTGGCTGCCCTTTCTTGTAATCCGATAGTGAAAGCACAGTGGCAACGACTCGTATCACGCCATAAAGGGGGTAAAATGGGCGTCTGTGCGGCAATGCGCAAATTACTCCAACTGGCGTATGGTGTGCTGAAATCAGGCATCCCATTCGATACAAAAATAGCACTTGCATCATGATGGGCAAGACGGTATCTGTTCTGAAAACGTTAGAGGCAAAAAAAGCTGATGGCTTGAGTGCTCTTGAGGCTCACAAAGCATTGATTGAGGCGTCTGTAGCAAAAGAAAAAAAGAAAAATATACCAAAAGGTGAAATTGCTGAGAGTAAAACAGCAATTTCTTACCTCCTCCCTGCTTGTGCTAATAATGTACGTACACTGCCTAATGCTATTTTGCGTGGCTCGTTGTTTGGTATAGTTGCAAAGGGAAAGAGGCGTTATGAAAAGAATATTCTCAAGGCTACGGTTAGGGGGCTTACGGTTAAGTTTACTGGAGAGCAACTCGATCAAGCTGATCTTGATGTGTGGGCAGAGTGTATCCATCGTTGTAGGGGGTACGAATTGGGGGAACAAATCCGTTTTTCCTCGTACGCTTTTCTCAAATCAATTGGGCGTAATACCGGTAATACGCAACATGAATGGTTGAAATCCAGTTTATTCCGATTGTCGGCTTGCGTACTGGAATTAGGGGACGGGCGTTTTTTCTATGTGGGGCACATACTTCATGAATGGTATCGAGATGAAGCAACAGGGGAGCATTTGATTGTCATTAATCCAAAAATCGCCGTGTTTTTCTCGGTTGACATGTGGACAGGAATTTTAGCGGAACAGCGGGCACTGTTGAAAAATAAACCCTTGGCGAAGTGGTTACATGCTTTTTATAGTACCCATGATCAGCCATTTGAGTACAAAGTAGAAACATTGATGCACTTATGTGGTAGCGAAGTCGTTGCTGAAAAGACATTTAAGCAAAAGCTTAAAAAATCCCTTGTTTATCTTTCTGATGCTACAGGTTGGGAGTGTTTGATAAATGATAATAATTTGGTTTATGTAAAGAAAAAATAATCTTAGCTCTTTGCTCATTACTCATTACTCTTCAAATTAAATATTTTAGAGCGACTATACGGTAACATGAGACGACCAACGTTCAGTTCATTAATTTAGGTGCGATGGGCGCGCACGGAAAATTATAACCGTAACGGTTGACCATCAGGATGGTAGCTTATTTGTATTAATTTAGCAGACGGTAAGTAAATATAATTTTTTTAATTTATTATTTAATATAATTTTCATTTATACTTTTATTAATGTCAATGGTCTATTTATTAAGCATATATAAATTATTTATCGGTGTTATTTCCTCTTTTTAAAAGGATAACTATTTTTAAAAAAATGAGTGATTAATAATAATATAAAATAAAGACGGTTTCTTTCTATTTAATTTAATTCAGGGTAATTATTATGCAAAACAGTGATCAGGCTACAGGAAGTAATCAGCCGGAGGCTTCTTCAGATATTAATCTTCGCGCCTATTACGGAGGAAAAACCTCAGCTGAGGTTGCTGGCTTTAAACTTTCAGCCAATTATCTTAAGTTTCAACAAGAGTATGAACATGCTATTCAGATCATCATTGATTTTTATAAGCAACATGCCCTGAATCAAGGACAGAATCCAATTAGATTCGAAGGTGGAAATGGTCAGACTACAGTAGAAAATATGTTCAGTAATTTTAGAATGGATCTGTTTGCAGAAAACGTCGATCCGGCTCACCTTCATAGCCTATATAAAGCAAAAGAACATATAGAAAAGATTGCTCAATCTCTTCTGGAAATGACGCCGGTTCCTACTGTAACAAAATTGGATGAAATTCGGGAACTTGCAATAAAAGTTAAACTTTGTGGCCCCGGTGTATATAGCTATATCATGGATACCAAGCTAAGGTTGACTGGCTATGCAGGTGAATTATCGGATAATTTTTCGGCGTGTAAATATGTGATAGCCCGTGCTGTAATAACTGAATTTACCAGTGGCCGTACTATCCCCTCACAGGGTGATATACATACCTTTAATGGATACTGGAATCATTTTGGTCCAACATTCGGTTCTGATCCTATTGAAGATCCATTCTCTGCAAACATCACTATTAGCAGGGAAAATCGCCAACTTTGTCAAAATGCACTACAGCAAGCTCTCACACCCTATAGCATCACGGCTAAGTTGGCTACAGATCATCTGAATAATCTCCGTAGTTTTATTGGTGATGCAACTGAATGGGGACAGATACCAGACATACTATCAGGCCTTAAATCAAGCTATAAAGCAATATATTCTGGCTCTTTGATAGAAGAACTGCCTGATAGCCCAGGTAGATATCGGTTACGACAGGATCACCTTTGGCTACAAGTTGAGATTGCCAAACAGCTCTCTTTTTTACCCCCGGAGATCACTTGGCTAAATTGGGGACCCAGTGAAGTAGAGGGTAAGAGACTCCAGCGGATAGGTAATCTATTTTGGCAGGAGGTGGAAGGTGAAGTGAGCCAGCCTACCCTTGCCGATCTCGTAAAATATGTGGATGAGGTGACTTACCAGCAACTGATTTATGGCATTGAGCAGATAACCGAAACCGATCCGCGACTGGGTGGCATTGATCCTAAATATTTACAAGTCAGCAGCATGAAAGATATCTCCCTGTTTTTTTCAAAATTGGGCGTTCGAGGCAGCATCGACTATACAGCGCGTCACCTTGATTGGTTCAATGGGTTAAGCTTCAACCCCTTGATCGATACTATTTTAACCACAGACCTCGCGGGGATAACATTGGCTGAAATTCCTCCCGCGTTGTTAGTGAAAATGACTCCCACAGAACTCCAACAGTTTTTCTCAAAATTGGGTGTTCAAGCCAGCATCGACTATACAGCGCGTCACCTTGATTGGTTCAATGGGTTAAGCTTCAACCCCTTGATCGATACTATTTTAACCACAGACCTCGCGGGGATAACATTGGCTGAAATTCCTCCCGCGTTGTTAGTGAAAATGACTCCCACAGAACTCCAACAGTTTTTCTCAAAATTGGGTGTTCAAGCCAGCATCGACTATACAGCGCGTCACCTTGATTGGTTCAATAGGTTAAGCTTCAACCCTTTGATCGATATTATTTTAACCACAGATCTCGCGGGAGTAGCATTAGCTGAAATTCCTCCCGCGTTGTTAGTGAAAATGACTCCCACAGAACTCCAACAGTTTTTCTCAAAATTGGGTGTTCAAGCCAGCATCGACTATATAACAGGTCATCTTGATTGGTTTAATCGTTTAAAACCTAAAGATATTCTATTCCACAAGCTCTCCTTGTACCCTGATGGTGAATTGGCTAACAACATTAACACTGATATGTTGCATTCGATGGTCCTCACTGATATAGGCGTTTTTTTCAAATATTGGCAATCCCTGGATATCAAATTTGGCCCAAATTTGTTGCAGATTATTTACCAACAGATACGCCGAGCGGCGGCCGATGCTGATGCTATCAATAATAGTGGTAATATTATTGATAGGCTCTTCACCGAGGAGGGTACGGAAGATAAGCTACCCAGCGTTAAAACATCCGAGAAATATGCTTATGTACTGGGCCAATTGCTAATATATGCCATCGAAGCTAAAGATGAGGAGATGGCCAGTAGATTGATCAAAAAACGGAATATCCATCTCACACAAAGTCACTATGAAACGACCAGGAATCCGTTAGTGGTCGTGCTGGACGTAAATCTAAGTTCGGTGATATCTCGGTTATTATCGAAACATGCCTGGCAAGCTTATCAACCGTCAGACAAACATAGCTTGCTCTACTATCCGATTAAACATAAAGAATTGGCAACACTGAGGCAGCTGCTGCAGGCTGGGGTGGATCCGAACGAAAAAAGTTTGCGGCCAAACACCCACTCTATTTTGCTAAGTGCGGTATTGTCAGGCGATCCCGCTTTGGTGGAAGAGCTGTTAAAGTTTCAAGCTAGAGATGACTCGGCTGAGGCCTTGATGCAGGCTATACGTCAAGGAAATGACAATATGGTGCAACAGCTAGCCGGTATTCGCCGTAATAATGACAGGTTAGATAGCGTATACCGTGACGCCCTGTCGAACGCAGAAACGCTTACCCCTCCCCATAAAGAAACCCTAGTCGCTATTCTCAAACGCCATGAAAGTCGCCTAAAACAAAAGACCGGTCAGTTTGAATTTGTGATGTTGAGCCGTCACCTGCGAGAAAGAGCAGCGGTGCCCGGTAAACGTATTGGTCCGTCGTATCAAGCCATTATTGATGCTCTCGACAGACTACACTCTACATCCGGTACTGAACAACTTACCGCTGCTTTTAGCTTAAAAGGCCTAATGGCGAAGTATACAATCGCCGCCCGTCAGGATCACCGGCGTTATAATGCCTTGCAAGTACTGGAGAGGCAAATTGATACCGCCCTCTTTATTACGCAGATGCAGTCGTCTGATATAGAGAAAATCACGCATTTTGCAAAAGATAATCTGTCATTGGCGGTTGAATGCTATCAATGGGTATCCCGTTTATCGCAAACTTTTCAATCAGACTCTATGATTTTTTTGATTGACCAGTTGAAGAGATCAGTGGATGCTAGCGCGCGTTTTACGAAGATAAAAAGCGTGTATGATGCCTCCCTTCACCATCCGACATCGGCGGTAACTCAGTGGGATAGGCAGTATGCGGGAGCAGCACGGGAAGCGTTGAACCAACGGCTTGTCGAACAAAGAAATGTCCATCAAGTGGTTGCAACGCTAGGACAGGGAAATAAAAGATTGTTGCTGGGCTATAAGGATGATGCTCAATATCAATCCAATCTGCGATACATTCGCAACTCCATGGGTAGACTCAAAACAGAGGGTGTCACGACAATTTATCTCTCGTTAGACAAATTTACCTTGTTTTCGTCGAGTGAAATTGATCTTTTCATGAAGAGACTGAGAAGATTGCCTGAGGAAAAGCTCTATACTAGCCTGGGACAGTTATGCTTGAACGCCCGTGATTTAGGTATCACTCTTGTTGTTTTACCACCACTAGACCAACCGGAAAGTGAACTTCAAAAAAGATATGTGAATGAGACAGAGGTAGCAAGACTCAAAAGTAAAAAATTCATCGCAGTCTATCCACAACATTATCTTCTCTCCAGTAAATCAGAAACAGGCTTCTTACCCGGTATCGCCCTGCGTCTAGGGCTACCTGCATTGGAGATCCAGTCAGTAGGACAATTGCAGGTTCTTGACGATATTCCTTCTCGTTTAGGAATTTCTGCTGACCAGAGAAGAGGATTGTCTGCGCATAGGCGTCCGGCACAGCCGTTTAATAGCAGCGAATGGGGCAGGACAACAATGGTGGCACCGTCAGAGAGGCTCGCCCGTTCAAAGAGTAAAGCCATTTTTGTGCTTGAAAACGATCCACAAGCCATAGATGCAGCAGAAAGATTGTTTAATAAGGATCCCGGCAATCGCGTCGTATTTGATATCGGTGCTGAAGGCGAAATACGTTTGAGACAGGGTGACCCGGGTATTTTGAACAGTGATTCCCCCATTCTGACGGTAGGCCATGGTCGTGAAGGTGTTGCCGAAAGAGATAATCAGACGCTCGGCGGCAGCAACCCAACCGAGCTGGCGACTAGGATGGAAAAGGCGCTTAATTATCTTGAGGTTCAATATGGTAAAAAGCGTGTACCGGCGGCTATCACGTTAGTGGGATGTTCACTGACCGACTATGCACAACAGACCGGTGGTTATGCACGGCAGTTTGCTGAGGCACTGGCTCATCAGGGACTCTATGCAAATATCGGCGCGTACCGGACAGAAGTGGAGGTCGAACCCTCAGGCCAACGATTAACACGTTCAGAAGATGACCACTGGCACCATAAAATCAGAGAGGATAAATTACTCTTGCGTTGGAATGCCGCAAAAGAACTAGTCACCGTAACCGGCATGACTGTGCCACGGAGTCCAACGCATCCTACCAAGCTCACTGCGACACAGGCTACGCAGCACTCGGTTATTACGCCATCGGATGCGCTGTTAATTCAACAAACGGAATCTGCGCGTCAGGCCGCCGAGGTGGCGTCGCTAGAGAGGACTGTTTCTGCCGAAATTGAGCGGCATACATCAGTGTTAAATTCAGCGTTAAATAGTGAGGGCGGGCACTATCGATTCAAAGGATTGCAGTCAACAGAGGACGGTAAAACACAACTCACTTTTGTCTCTACTGTTCAAGAAGGGCAAGAAAAACCTCTTGAAAGGCAGGTAATCAGCGAGAGCGATGTTTTTACCCGGATGTCTAGCGTAATGTCTGGGCTGGCACCGGAGATTGCTAATGTAGAGGGCACATCGACAATGAATGTGGCATTTATTGCCATGCACTTTTTGTCGAATCAACATGAAAATTCTGGCTCACTTTGGAGTCAGTTCGTCAACATCAGTAATTTGGCTCAAATACTTCATGGTATAGGGCAGGATGTCTACACCTTTGTCAAAACAGTACAAGTATTGAGAGGGGCAGGGAGTAAGGCTCAGAGCATGCTGTCTCGATTACTTGGCGGTACACCCATTACCCATGCAGGCAGTGCTATCAGTGTTGGGGTTGATATCATCAATTTTGTTGATGCCATTATGATGGTGGAAGAGATACCCCCTGGCGCGCAAAAAGATCTTGCCATTACTCGAGCGGCACTGGCGGGCATACAATTGTTAGCTGATACCAGCCTGGCGGTGTTAGGTGTTGCTGCCAGTGTCTCTCCTGCTGCTGCGACGGCCATGACCATACTCGGGCCGCTTAGCATTCCTTTTGCCGGCGTCATGATAGGTGTGGGCGCCTGGATTCAAGCCATTACTTATAATAATACACACTACCAAATCGAATTAGATCAGGTCGTCGCCCCTTTCCGTCACTCAATTTCGAAACAAGCGATCACAACGACGGAAGTTGCGCAAGTGGATGGTAATCACCCTAATTTTATCTATCTTGAACCCTATGTACCGATAAAAGAGATAGTGATACGTGGAGAGAAACTTTTCGTGCAGGTGGCAGATATAGGGATCCCTCGTTTTTCTGTCGATCGGACACACACTACTCGCCACGCGGAGTCGATAAGTGCCTATCCAGCTTTTGGTTTTGAGACAGGAGTACGCTATCAACAATCTGTCACTCTCAAACCTACGACCCTACTGTCATTGTCCGCCGCTTTGGATGGGCATTATAACTTTATGCATGATACGGGGGCGTATGGGAGTTTAGAGGGAAAAGAGATATTCAATAAATTCGCTGAGCACTATGCTCGTACGGGCCACTTCCCCTTCACAATAGGCGGTTTTAATGCGGTCAACACCGTGGTATTCCATCCTCTTCCAACACAATACAGCATAAAATTGGATGAGGGGACGCGTTATATTTCTTTTCAAGAGACACAAGAGGTTAAGGCCATTCCAGGCCAGGATCATTACGGTCTTAGAGATGATCAGTTGCCCACACCAATCGCCAATGCAGCCTATGCAAGCCTTTTAACCTACCAGTTTCAGGGGGGTGGGGGAACGACTTTTATTGATCTCCCCGATGACGCTCGACAGATTGCTATCGAACCGAGCCGTGAAAATAAAAAACGACAAAGCGAGCGCTGGGTAGTAGATATCACTCCCGATAAGTTAGCGACTGTTGTTCACAGAGAAAAAGTGTGGTCAACATTGCAGAAAATACGCGAAAGGGAGATGGGGTACCAGGAAATGATCTCAGCGTTAAGAGAGCTTAGGCTTGATGACGATACGGTAAGAGAAGAGATCCAACGTTTGGAGGCAGCAGGGGAGCATGTGACCAACCTGAGGGTTAAACCAAGCGCGTCCATTGCTAGAGTTGAAGCCATCTTTGTGTCCACCCAAAGAAAAGAGAAGGCAGAAATAACGGCTGCGCAACAGGAGCATGCCCAAAAGTTGGGGTTACATAAAGTCTCGGCAGGATGGGAGCTGACGTTAGGTAATAGGAAAATCGCGATTGCGGGCGAATTGCCCGGCAGTGTTGTACTGAATATGCGTCTATTAGCATTACCTGGGGTGACATTGACACTGACTTCGTTAATAAAATCCACGGCAGAAAAACAAAAATTTAATTTGACATTAGCAGTGGATAATTTAAATGCCTTATCTGGCGATAAATTAGCCGTCATTCAGGCAACAGTGCAGCGCTATTTCAACGATCCAACGCGATTTGTTGTCGCACCGCAAATATATTTGAATATCCAGATTGAGCAGGGAAAAGAGGCGAGGGGATCCCTTGAATTAACGACTCAGCGTTGGCAAGCCATAAGTCAGGGGAATCATCGTGACGGTGAGAAGGTCACGACTCTCTATAGGGGTGAGGGTAAACACGTTTATTTGCGGCCGGATGCTGAATATATCACCCGTGATATTCAGGGTGCCGTGGCTATCATTCCTTGCAACGGTGAGGGTACGAGCGTCGATTTGCCTACAGGCCCGGGCTATGAGACCCGCAATATTCACGGTAGCTTTGTCACCCTTCCCTTGCGTGTTGGTGTGAAGTACGTCACCCGTGATATTAATGATGCTGTTGTCACCTTCCTCTACGGGAGTGACAGTACGAGGATTAATTTGCCAACCGGTGAGCCTGCCTATGTCAC carries:
- a CDS encoding IS110 family transposase, coding for MGESAMDKTAVGIDVAKLKFDVAVWVERKKYKTKAFPNTPSGFSQLLKWLIPYGDCHICLEATGSYSVPLAMFLVDNGIDVSLENPSRIHAFGESELSRNKTDQGDAKMIVRYCALHTPVLWTPPPLSERQLTALVRHLKSLEEMRQMQENRQSVADDVVQSSLLEIISALKQQIQATKEKIKNHIDNDPDLKKNKALLESIPGIGEILSASLLAYVGNVSKFTNSKAVVAYAGLNPKLCESGLFKGRSRLSKRGHTELRKALYMPALAALSCNPIVKAQWQRLVSRHKGGKMGVCAAMRKLLQLAYGVLKSGIPFDTKIALAS
- a CDS encoding transposase, encoding MDNVSFHKRQDIQSARQKSGFILEYLPTYSPDLNPIEHKWAQAKALRRKRQCDIDTLFSDPLF
- a CDS encoding IS91 family transposase, with amino-acid sequence MNRKLRHPFQVGHAWWNYYCAHADKIRPVVVDNLIKLFSCGTSALGFASWRCQKAGCTHTKRICFTCHSRSCPSCGKKATERWVAKQRTVLPITKWQHITFTFPREFWPLFELNRALLTHLSRLAAKVILDFCQPKNLLPGLFTALHTHGRALNWHPHVHLSVTCGGLDDNAEKWKKITFSGKTLMKQWRYQIITLLRQQWDTLQLPPELSQTLTRPGQREQFLDFHYQRHWNIDLAKPTDNAQQTLNYLGRYLKKPPVSLSRLEHYNGQEVTYRYLSHKTREQEKLNLSMDEFIQRFISHIPDKHFRMVRYYGFLAPRRRTTLLPIIDALLGQEKEKTVNITYAAMLKRLSRIDPHECILCGSRLVLSGITSGLPWHQLMLHHESLAKMKGI
- the trfA gene encoding plasmid replication initiator TrfA encodes the protein MMGKTVSVLKTLEAKKADGLSALEAHKALIEASVAKEKKKNIPKGEIAESKTAISYLLPACANNVRTLPNAILRGSLFGIVAKGKRRYEKNILKATVRGLTVKFTGEQLDQADLDVWAECIHRCRGYELGEQIRFSSYAFLKSIGRNTGNTQHEWLKSSLFRLSACVLELGDGRFFYVGHILHEWYRDEATGEHLIVINPKIAVFFSVDMWTGILAEQRALLKNKPLAKWLHAFYSTHDQPFEYKVETLMHLCGSEVVAEKTFKQKLKKSLVYLSDATGWECLINDNNLVYVKKK